The Quercus lobata isolate SW786 chromosome 9, ValleyOak3.0 Primary Assembly, whole genome shotgun sequence region CCACCACTAAATTTTTAAGCAACCATAGATTCAACTtatatagtaatatatataGAGTAGATAAGATATGTATCCTATCTACTcttccataaaaagaaaaaataaaaatcttatctACTCAACTGTGGCCCTGTGGGAACCACCAACATTCATGCTACTGGTATATTGGGTGAGATTTGGAGAGTTAGCACCATGTCCATTCTCCTTATGAAAGCTTCAATGCTTAATATAGCAGGTCAGGATGTTGCATTAACCTAAAAGGTTGATAGTGGATTTTGGTCTAACAATTTTATATTAACCTTCAACTTTTTGTCAATACTATTTAAtgtgaaatttaataatttaaacaGTCATATGACTCTTTAACAAACTTGGTTAAGAAAACaatgcaaaataaatttatttaaaaaaagaaaaaaacacaacacATTAAATTTGATGAGATTGGGCTAACACCTCCTAGGCTACcacaaatcaattgttcatGTAGATTACAAATGTTACCCACTAACTCTCAGGATTAATGTTGCAATacccaaaatccaaacacaacTAATGGCATGTTTCAATTATATGCAAGAGCTATAAACTAGTTTACAAGGACCACtgcatttttcttattattcaATTCTTATCAAATTGGAATTGCAATCAAATAAGACGGCCTCTGAATAAACCACCTCATGATGCATGACTCAATTCATAGTCATAGGCAGGACCCATAACATTtacaatgaaaagaaaaatctaaaatcagGCCGAGTATCGATTAGGATTTAGGAAGGACAATTCACATCACAGAGCTATAAATGTAGTTACATCTCTAAAACATTTGTTAGCAGAAGTGATAAAAGCTGAGCAAAATGGcctatctttctttttccttttatctttattcaaaaaaaaaaattgcgtgCACAACTCTCTATATGATTAAAAATTCCCAAACAATATTGAAGGAAAGTGGGTCAAAAGCAATTACTAATATGAAAACAACTTCCTTTTGCCCACAAAAACTTGCAAAACCCCATCTGATCCTCCTGCCAAAAGTGTACATTGGTCCTCCCCAACTTGGCCCCAACACACACTACTAACAAACCCATGGTCACACCTGGGTCCAGTCACTGGCTCAAACCCATGCACCCATATGGGTTCACCCCACCTCTTATCATACACAAAAACCCGGTTATTTTCCGACCCGCATCCGAGTAACCCACCATTTCTCCACACGGATAACCCGACGAAGCTCCGGCTATTCACGTGCCCTTTGTACGTGCGAATCACACGTGTAGAATCATCAACATTCCACAGCTTCAAACACCCATCAGTCCCAGCCGAAACAATCATATGATCATCAAGAAATCTAACATAAGTAACTGTTTTACCATGCCCATCAAAAACCACAACCGGGTCACCCAAGTTTCTAACATCATACCCGTAAGCCCTCCGGTCAGCACATCCAACGGCAACTAATGCCCCACCAAATGGATTGAATTCCACAGAACAAACAGGACTACGTGACACGCTAGGCTGCACCGTAGCCACACATTTCCCACCTTCATAACGTGGGTCCCATATTTGCATGGTTCCATCGTCCGACCCGGACGCTCCGATAACCGGATCCCAATGCGAATAGTCCACGCTCCAGACCCGGCGCCCGCCATGCTCGTCACGCTCAAAAATGGGTATTTTCCTCTCGAGGTCATACTCCATCACAACCCCATCATAGTCCCCAGACCCCAGGACCCGATTGCCCGACCCGGGTTTCCATCTCAGGCTGCTAAGCTTTGCTGGGGTGCACACGTAATAGTCACATGCACTGGCGTGGTCTAACAACGTAGTACTACTAACGTTGTCAACGTGTTCTTCTTCATCAGGCAACAAAGTGCTTAAACTATAAACTCTAATCTTTCTTGCTATGCCACCCGTGGCTACCAAGGTATCTGAGGGATCCAATTCGATTGCTCCGAGGGTGTCGGAAACAGCTCCAATGGACGTGCTTGAAGAGACAATGGTGGAGAGCTTGAAATCCCATTCGCATCTAGCTTTTTCTTCgttatcttcatcttcttcttcttcatcttggGCTATGCTGTGTTTTTGTTTGCGTTttgtttgttgggtttggtCTGGAAGGGATAGGGATTTTGTGGAGAAGCTTTTCATATCCCATTCAAATGGAGTTGTAGAGATGTCATTGGAGGTTTTTGGATCTTTGGACCAATGAAAGGCTCCCACAAACTTTTAAACccacagtattttttttttttttttctatacattATATGGATAAATAGACAATCAAcctgaatttattttattttatttttcgttgtctaaaattacaataaacaCCATTCTCTAAAATGTATGGTGTACATTTTTCCGCTTCTTTCCTCGTTAGGAAAAGTCACGTGTTACGTGTTCTTGCAATTTTGTTGTTCGCTCGCTACTCGCTAGAATCTTTTATGgtaaaaaaagaaggtaaacaAATAAGCTTTTTAGCTAAACTATATCAAAGCTAATAAAATCGGTTTGTATTAGTCACAATAATTTTGTCTACCAAATTTATTGGTGAACAATACCTCAAAACACTTATTGAGTTAGTACTATAATCATCAATGTATCAAcagaataatttttatttatttggtttccCATCTAACTCTCTATATCTCTCATGCACCGATCCACACAAATTGGTGGAAATAGAGGTCAGGTTTGGATTTTCGATCTTGGTTGCTCATGCACTGAACCATCATTCATCGATGGAGATAAATGATGAATTTCCAATCTAGGTCGCAACAGACTCGTGGTTGAACCGAGCTCCGATTTGG contains the following coding sequences:
- the LOC115958891 gene encoding WD repeat-containing protein RUP2, encoding MKSFSTKSLSLPDQTQQTKRKQKHSIAQDEEEEDEDNEEKARCEWDFKLSTIVSSSTSIGAVSDTLGAIELDPSDTLVATGGIARKIRVYSLSTLLPDEEEHVDNVSSTTLLDHASACDYYVCTPAKLSSLRWKPGSGNRVLGSGDYDGVVMEYDLERKIPIFERDEHGGRRVWSVDYSHWDPVIGASGSDDGTMQIWDPRYEGGKCVATVQPSVSRSPVCSVEFNPFGGALVAVGCADRRAYGYDVRNLGDPVVVFDGHGKTVTYVRFLDDHMIVSAGTDGCLKLWNVDDSTRVIRTYKGHVNSRSFVGLSVWRNGGLLGCGSENNRVFVYDKRWGEPIWVHGFEPVTGPRCDHGFVSSVCWGQVGEDQCTLLAGGSDGVLQVFVGKRKLFSY